The nucleotide window CCGGGCAATCGCCGATTATTTCGCCAAAGACGAAGCCGCGGCGGACGCCTTTCCCGCCGATTGGCATTTTCACCTGACGCGGAAGGAAGTGCTGCGCTACGGCGAGAACCCGCATCAGCGCGGCGCCCTATATGCGGGGGAGGATGCGGCCGGTGCGAACATGGTCTCCGCTCGGCAACTTCACGGCAAGGAGCTGTCGTACAACAACCTGCTCGACTTGGACAGCGCGCTAGGCATCGTGCGTTCGCTCGAGAGGCCGGCGGTCGTGGTGATCAAGCACAACAATCCGTGCGGCGCGTCGATGGCCGACGAACTGGCGGTGGCCACGCGGCGCGCACTCGATGGCGATCCGCTCAGCGCTTTCGGTTCGGTGCTCGGTTTCAACCGGCCGCTCGACGCGGCTTCGGCCGAGGTGCTGGCGGAGCCGGGTCGTTTTGTGGAAGCGATCGTGGCGCCCGGTTTTGCTGCCGACGCCGTGGAAATCCTGACGACGCGCCCCAAGTGGAAAGCCAACGTGCGGTTGATGGACGTCGGTCCTCTCGACGCCGTTCGGCCACGATGTGACTTCCGCCCCTTGGCCGGCGGAATGCTTGTGCAGGAATCCGACGTCCTAGCCGATCCGGAAAACGAATGGAAGACTGTGACACGGCGCCAGCCGAGCGAAGACGAGCGGCAAGAACTGCGATTCGCGTGGGCGCTCGTACGTCACGTCAAGTCGAACGCGATCGTGGTCACCAAAGACCAAAGCGTGCTGGGGGTCGGCGCCGGACAGATGAGTCGCGTCGATTCTGTGAAGATCGCGCTGGAGAAGGCCGGCGAGCGAGCCCGAGGTGCCGTGCTCGGCTCCGACGCCTTCTTCCCGTTTGCCGATTCGATTGGGGCGGCCGCGGGCGCGGGCATCACGGCCGTGATCCAGCCCGGCGGCTCGCGGAATGACGACGAAGTGATCGCCGCCTGCGACGAGCATGGCCTAGCCATGATCTTCACCGGCCGTCGGCACTTTAAACACTGAAACCGCGGCGCAGCGCCGTTCAGCGCATCAGCGCAAAATACTCGTCGCTGGAGAGAAAGGTGATGCCGGCTTGCTCCACCGTCAGGCTATTGCCTTCCAGCTTGCTCACCCACGACTGCTTGTCGGCGCTGTCTGGCTCTCGTTGCAACAGCACGGAATAGAGCTCATCGACCAGGCGAGTCGTGGCGTCTGGGCTGTTGACGAAGATCGATGCCAGTTCGGCGCGGGTCATTCCCGCGGCTAATTGGCCTTGCCAATAGCTGAGTCCCGCGTTGTCGGCGGGCCGAAGAGCGATGTCGTGATAGAGCGCATCCACAAAATCAGCATCGCTGGAGTGTTCTTGCGAATACTCCGGCGAGCTGACAAAGGCGTCCACTTCTCCCTTTTCGCCCAACGCGGCAAACAGCGCCAACCAGTGGGCCATGCCCGACGCGTCGGCCGACCGGTTCAAAAACTCGTGATAGTACTCGCCGATCTCCAATTCGC belongs to Pirellulales bacterium and includes:
- the purH gene encoding bifunctional phosphoribosylaminoimidazolecarboxamide formyltransferase/IMP cyclohydrolase, with amino-acid sequence RAIADYFAKDEAAADAFPADWHFHLTRKEVLRYGENPHQRGALYAGEDAAGANMVSARQLHGKELSYNNLLDLDSALGIVRSLERPAVVVIKHNNPCGASMADELAVATRRALDGDPLSAFGSVLGFNRPLDAASAEVLAEPGRFVEAIVAPGFAADAVEILTTRPKWKANVRLMDVGPLDAVRPRCDFRPLAGGMLVQESDVLADPENEWKTVTRRQPSEDERQELRFAWALVRHVKSNAIVVTKDQSVLGVGAGQMSRVDSVKIALEKAGERARGAVLGSDAFFPFADSIGAAAGAGITAVIQPGGSRNDDEVIAACDEHGLAMIFTGRRHFKH